Proteins from one Mucilaginibacter jinjuensis genomic window:
- a CDS encoding aldose 1-epimerase family protein gives MTIIENNYLKVAIRSQGGELTSIYNKAAGIEHLWQGDPNIWGWHAPNLFPVVGGLIDNELQVDGQTYPMQRHGFIRPSELKLGSETTKQHALFSLPYSDATLAVYPFKFNYQIIYDLIDNALRVTYKVVNMDTKPIWFSVGGHPAFNVPFSSTEGSAYEDYYLEFETGEKLDTHMLSADGFFTGETRHVPLDGPKLHLTRHLFDEDALVFKKLNSRQVTIKSDKHEHTLSVEFPHFNYLGIWAKPGADFVCIEPWLGCADSTSGATDISKKEGIQKLVPGHVFEAAFYVSI, from the coding sequence ATGACTATCATTGAAAACAATTACCTCAAAGTTGCCATCCGATCGCAGGGCGGCGAATTAACATCCATCTATAATAAAGCCGCAGGTATTGAGCATTTGTGGCAGGGCGATCCTAACATCTGGGGCTGGCATGCACCAAACCTTTTCCCGGTAGTAGGTGGCTTAATTGATAACGAATTACAAGTTGATGGCCAAACCTACCCAATGCAGAGGCATGGCTTTATCCGCCCTTCTGAATTAAAACTGGGTTCGGAAACTACTAAGCAACATGCATTGTTCTCGTTGCCATACTCGGACGCTACCCTTGCTGTTTATCCTTTTAAATTTAACTATCAGATTATTTATGATCTGATTGATAATGCACTTCGCGTTACTTACAAAGTGGTTAATATGGATACCAAGCCTATCTGGTTTTCGGTAGGCGGTCACCCGGCTTTTAATGTACCTTTCAGTAGTACAGAAGGTTCGGCTTATGAAGATTATTACCTTGAATTTGAAACCGGCGAAAAACTGGATACCCACATGTTATCTGCCGATGGTTTCTTTACCGGCGAGACCCGCCATGTGCCATTAGATGGGCCCAAGTTGCATTTAACCCGTCATTTATTTGATGAGGATGCCTTAGTTTTCAAGAAATTGAATAGCCGCCAGGTAACTATCAAGAGCGATAAACACGAGCATACTTTATCGGTAGAATTCCCGCATTTTAACTACCTGGGGATCTGGGCCAAACCCGGGGCCGACTTTGTTTGTATAGAACCATGGCTAGGTTGTGCGGACTCAACCAGCGGAGCAACAGACATCAGCAAAAAAGAAGGAATTCAAAAATTAGTACCGGGGCATGTATTTGAAGCCGCTTTTTACGTTAGTATTTAA
- a CDS encoding class I SAM-dependent methyltransferase yields the protein MQQTLSLSAEPTVRFSNRVGNYVKYRPGYPEAVLQSLQQEFNLNADSYIADIGSGTGIFTKLLLDKGYKVYAVEPNEPMKAFAESDLKGYKNFTSVAGTAEHTNLLANSIDLITSATAFHWFDVEKSRVEFKRVLKPNGAVVLLWNVRKADTDAFAIAYDKLLLKYSGDYKEVKDKTLNGERLAGFFDQGKFETISYPNEQVFDEEGLIGRSLSSSYVPLPETAEGKVFLNDLKAIFAEHQIDGKVRFLYDTVMYIGRV from the coding sequence ATGCAACAAACATTGTCTCTAAGCGCCGAACCAACCGTTCGGTTTTCTAACCGCGTAGGAAATTATGTAAAGTATCGTCCGGGCTATCCCGAAGCTGTTCTCCAATCTTTGCAACAGGAATTTAACTTAAATGCAGATTCGTACATAGCCGACATTGGTTCTGGCACCGGCATTTTCACCAAACTTTTGTTAGATAAAGGCTACAAGGTTTACGCCGTTGAACCCAACGAACCCATGAAAGCCTTTGCCGAAAGCGATTTGAAAGGTTATAAAAATTTCACCTCGGTAGCAGGTACAGCAGAGCATACCAATTTGTTAGCTAACAGCATTGACCTGATCACCAGCGCAACGGCATTCCATTGGTTTGATGTTGAGAAATCGCGCGTGGAGTTTAAGCGGGTACTTAAACCAAACGGTGCCGTGGTATTGCTTTGGAATGTGCGCAAAGCCGATACAGATGCCTTCGCCATAGCTTACGACAAATTATTATTAAAATACAGCGGCGACTATAAAGAAGTAAAAGACAAAACCCTTAACGGCGAACGTCTGGCCGGTTTCTTCGATCAGGGTAAATTTGAAACTATCTCTTACCCTAACGAGCAGGTATTTGATGAAGAAGGATTAATCGGCAGGTCACTGTCATCATCTTATGTGCCATTGCCTGAAACTGCTGAAGGGAAAGTATTTTTGAATGATCTGAAAGCGATTTTTGCAGAACATCAGATTGACGGCAAGGTGCGCTTCTTGTATGATACGGTGATGTATATAGGGAGAGTTTAA
- a CDS encoding DNA gyrase/topoisomerase IV subunit A, translated as MSEEITPEDFPSSGSEENNMHNTISLDGLYENWFLDYASYVILDRAVPHIYDGLKPVQRRILHSLKEMDDGRFNKAANVIGNTMKYHPHGDASIGDAMVQIGQKNLLIDCQGNWGDPVTGDSAAAPRYIEARLSKFALDVVFNADTTIWQASYDGRNKEPITLPVKFPLLLAQGAEGIAVGLATKIMPHNFIELIDAAIGVLKGIRPDLVPDFPTGGMADCSNYNEGQRGGKVRVRAKIVERDKKTLAITEIPFSTTTGGLIDSVISANDKGKIKIKKIEDNTAQNVEIVIHLAPGISPDVTIDALYAFTDCEVSISPNTCVIKGDKPHFMSVNDILTESAHYTKDLLKQELEIRLKDLMEKIFFSSLLKIFIQEGMYKHPDYENSGNFENVLEVLTRLFTPFFPHFYREILPEDYKKLIDKPMSSITRFDVKKADEQMNTLEKEIKEVKHHLKHLTDYTIAWYERLKEKYGKGRERKTELRTFDRVEAAQVALANVKLYVNREDGFIGSGLKKDEFVADCSDIDEIIVFREDGRCMITKVQDKVFVGKGIIHVGVFKKNDERTIYNMIYKDGQSGVAYVKRFAVAGVTRDKEYDLTKGTKGSKVLYFTANPNGEAEVINIQLKPHSKLKKLQFDEDFANIAIKGRGSMGNIVTKYPVKKILLKSKGVSTLAGRKIWFDDVLRRLNADGRGTYLGEFDGDDRILTVQNNGTYELTSFDLNNHFDDKMMLIEKYNPEKVFSVVHYEGKSKNYMVKRFLFENTAIGKQTSIISEESGSKLVLLSGAAQPVVKVEQLKGKALVPELVELNLTDLIDVKGMKAMGNRLSAHTIQTIELIAEHDDEEDVPDPAPDSVEDTEPDVVAEDKPAPDVAPSAKPQFVSKSVVKPTSEPAPDNIPETDKPVKDVDFEITNPDDIKIDDKGQSSLF; from the coding sequence ATGAGTGAAGAAATAACTCCTGAAGATTTCCCGTCTTCTGGTTCTGAAGAGAATAATATGCATAACACCATCTCATTGGATGGTTTATATGAGAACTGGTTTCTGGATTATGCCTCTTATGTAATACTCGACCGTGCCGTTCCGCACATTTATGATGGCTTAAAGCCCGTACAGCGCCGCATTTTGCACTCGCTGAAGGAAATGGACGACGGGCGTTTCAACAAAGCCGCCAACGTAATTGGTAACACCATGAAGTACCACCCGCACGGTGATGCTTCTATTGGCGATGCCATGGTGCAAATAGGACAAAAAAACCTGCTGATTGATTGTCAGGGTAACTGGGGCGACCCGGTAACCGGCGATTCGGCTGCTGCACCGCGTTACATTGAGGCGCGTTTATCAAAATTTGCACTCGATGTGGTGTTTAATGCCGATACTACCATTTGGCAGGCCAGCTATGATGGTCGTAACAAAGAGCCCATTACACTGCCTGTAAAGTTCCCATTGCTACTGGCGCAGGGTGCCGAAGGTATTGCCGTTGGTTTGGCTACCAAAATTATGCCGCATAACTTTATTGAGCTGATTGATGCTGCCATTGGTGTGTTAAAAGGTATCCGCCCGGATCTGGTACCCGATTTCCCGACCGGTGGTATGGCTGATTGCAGTAACTATAATGAAGGCCAGCGTGGCGGGAAAGTACGCGTTAGGGCTAAAATTGTAGAACGCGATAAAAAGACACTGGCTATTACCGAAATCCCTTTCAGCACCACAACCGGTGGTCTGATTGATAGTGTAATCTCTGCCAATGATAAAGGTAAAATTAAGATCAAGAAGATTGAAGATAATACCGCGCAAAATGTAGAGATCGTGATCCACCTGGCGCCGGGGATTTCGCCGGATGTTACTATCGATGCACTTTATGCCTTTACAGATTGCGAAGTTTCTATCTCACCGAACACCTGCGTAATTAAAGGGGATAAGCCGCACTTTATGAGTGTGAACGATATCCTGACCGAGAGCGCACACTACACCAAAGACCTGCTGAAGCAGGAATTGGAAATCCGTTTGAAAGACTTGATGGAGAAGATATTCTTTAGCTCATTGCTGAAAATATTTATCCAGGAAGGGATGTACAAGCACCCGGATTACGAAAACTCTGGCAACTTCGAAAACGTGCTGGAGGTTTTAACCCGTTTGTTTACGCCTTTCTTCCCGCATTTTTATCGGGAGATACTGCCCGAGGATTATAAGAAGCTGATTGATAAGCCAATGAGCAGCATCACCCGCTTTGATGTTAAAAAAGCGGATGAGCAGATGAATACCCTCGAGAAAGAAATTAAAGAGGTAAAGCATCATTTAAAGCACCTGACAGATTATACCATTGCCTGGTACGAACGCCTGAAAGAGAAATACGGCAAAGGCCGCGAGCGTAAAACAGAGCTGCGTACTTTTGATAGGGTAGAAGCTGCACAGGTAGCCCTCGCTAACGTAAAACTATACGTAAACCGCGAAGATGGTTTTATCGGCAGTGGTTTAAAGAAAGATGAGTTTGTAGCCGATTGTTCGGACATTGATGAGATCATCGTTTTCCGTGAGGATGGCCGTTGCATGATTACCAAAGTACAGGATAAGGTATTTGTTGGTAAGGGCATTATTCATGTAGGGGTGTTTAAGAAAAACGACGAGCGCACCATCTACAACATGATCTACAAAGATGGCCAGAGTGGTGTTGCTTATGTAAAACGTTTTGCCGTAGCCGGTGTAACCCGAGATAAGGAATATGACCTTACCAAAGGCACCAAAGGTAGCAAAGTGCTTTACTTTACAGCCAATCCTAATGGTGAGGCCGAGGTGATTAACATTCAATTGAAACCACATTCTAAATTAAAGAAACTGCAGTTCGACGAGGATTTTGCCAATATTGCCATTAAAGGCCGCGGTAGTATGGGTAATATTGTTACCAAGTACCCGGTTAAAAAGATACTGCTGAAAAGCAAAGGTGTATCAACCCTGGCTGGTCGTAAAATTTGGTTTGATGATGTGTTGCGTCGACTCAATGCCGATGGCCGCGGGACTTATCTTGGCGAGTTTGATGGTGACGATCGCATCCTTACGGTACAGAACAACGGAACTTACGAGCTAACTAGTTTCGACCTCAACAATCACTTTGATGATAAGATGATGCTGATTGAGAAATATAACCCCGAAAAAGTATTCTCGGTTGTGCATTACGAAGGCAAGTCGAAAAACTATATGGTTAAACGTTTTCTGTTCGAGAATACGGCCATTGGTAAGCAAACCAGTATCATCAGCGAGGAAAGTGGTTCTAAACTGGTATTACTCTCTGGTGCTGCACAACCCGTTGTTAAGGTAGAGCAATTAAAGGGCAAAGCCCTTGTACCAGAACTGGTTGAACTTAACCTAACCGATTTGATTGATGTAAAAGGTATGAAAGCAATGGGTAACCGCCTCTCTGCCCATACCATCCAAACCATTGAACTGATTGCCGAGCACGACGATGAAGAAGATGTACCAGACCCGGCTCCGGATTCGGTAGAAGATACCGAGCCGGATGTTGTGGCGGAAGATAAGCCTGCACCAGATGTAGCACCATCTGCTAAGCCACAGTTTGTTTCAAAATCAGTTGTAAAACCAACGTCTGAACCTGCACCAGATAATATACCAGAGACTGATAAGCCTGTAAAAGATGTTGATTTTGAGATCACCAATCCGGATGATATTAAGATTGATGATAAAGGGCAGAGCAGTTTGTTTTAA
- a CDS encoding aspartyl protease family protein, with amino-acid sequence MKFIICVLLFVLPCTVTLAQKFSYNQGEASTKNYYEEIPYETINGKMFVYPEIAGVKHKFLFDTGAPVAIDQDLGQKSGAKVIHTDIAVDAYGNKDSIKVMGIDLKLGSVTFNNIPAITLIPAFYKCWGVEGVIGSNLLHNSIVSINAVKHIIIITDQESKLALSGKKSLPLILNEQSDPKVKLTFGDKTELLLGFDTGDSELLRISEDGMNRLKKAGACEVIAKGYGANSFSGAGAQKAADKYRFQIPVITLCGYRFENIITESNKQVVPGFGTKILNYGIITLDYINKKFYFEGIASTTDLYEKQWPFHPTLSGDKLVVGVVWKDSSIGIKPGEQITAVNDVDYSHINLCDLLNNKSILDGKETATLTIKDDKGVERKVQIDKR; translated from the coding sequence ATGAAATTCATTATCTGCGTTTTATTATTCGTATTGCCCTGTACTGTTACCCTGGCTCAGAAATTTAGCTACAACCAGGGAGAAGCTTCAACTAAAAACTACTACGAAGAAATCCCTTACGAAACCATCAACGGAAAAATGTTTGTTTACCCCGAGATAGCTGGCGTAAAGCATAAATTTTTATTCGATACCGGCGCACCTGTTGCGATAGATCAGGATTTGGGGCAGAAGTCGGGGGCCAAAGTTATCCATACAGATATAGCTGTTGATGCCTATGGCAATAAAGATTCAATCAAAGTAATGGGCATTGATTTGAAGCTGGGTTCAGTCACTTTTAATAACATCCCGGCTATTACATTAATACCGGCATTTTACAAATGCTGGGGTGTTGAAGGGGTAATAGGCAGCAATTTGCTGCATAACTCTATTGTTAGCATTAACGCTGTAAAGCATATCATTATCATAACTGATCAGGAAAGTAAATTAGCCTTATCCGGCAAAAAAAGCCTTCCACTGATACTTAATGAACAAAGCGACCCTAAAGTAAAACTAACTTTTGGCGATAAAACAGAACTGCTGTTAGGTTTTGATACTGGCGATAGCGAACTATTACGCATCAGCGAAGATGGTATGAACCGATTAAAAAAAGCTGGTGCTTGTGAGGTAATAGCCAAAGGCTATGGCGCTAACAGTTTTAGCGGTGCCGGTGCGCAAAAAGCTGCTGATAAGTACAGGTTCCAGATACCCGTTATAACTTTATGCGGATATAGGTTCGAAAATATAATTACCGAAAGTAATAAACAGGTGGTACCGGGTTTCGGCACAAAAATTCTGAACTATGGCATTATAACCCTGGATTATATAAACAAGAAGTTTTACTTCGAAGGCATTGCTTCCACAACCGATCTGTATGAAAAACAATGGCCTTTTCATCCAACATTATCCGGTGATAAGCTTGTTGTTGGCGTGGTCTGGAAAGATAGCTCAATTGGGATTAAACCAGGCGAGCAAATTACTGCTGTTAATGATGTGGATTATTCGCACATCAACCTATGCGACCTGCTGAATAATAAATCCATTTTAGATGGTAAAGAAACGGCAACGCTTACCATTAAAGATGATAAAGGCGTTGAAAGGAAAGTGCAGATTGATAAACGATAG
- a CDS encoding Dabb family protein: MKTSNRRKFIATTAALATGVAASALPLTTMENKYPVIHHVFFWLKNPGSIEDRDKLVAGVKTLSKIETVRELRVGVVASTEKRDVVDNSWAVSELMFFSDLAGQATYQTHPIHLEFVKNCSHLWEKVIVYDAVDA; the protein is encoded by the coding sequence ATGAAAACATCGAACAGAAGAAAATTTATAGCCACTACAGCTGCGCTGGCTACAGGCGTGGCAGCATCGGCATTACCTTTAACTACTATGGAAAACAAATATCCTGTAATACACCACGTATTTTTCTGGCTTAAAAACCCGGGATCAATTGAAGACCGCGACAAATTGGTTGCCGGTGTAAAAACATTATCGAAAATAGAAACCGTGCGCGAACTACGTGTCGGTGTAGTTGCCAGCACCGAAAAACGCGACGTGGTTGACAACAGCTGGGCGGTATCAGAACTCATGTTCTTTAGCGATCTGGCCGGGCAGGCTACTTACCAAACCCATCCCATCCACCTGGAATTTGTTAAAAATTGCAGTCACCTTTGGGAAAAAGTTATTGTGTATGATGCGGTGGATGCGTAA
- a CDS encoding YdeI/OmpD-associated family protein: MIKFDTIIYQFAEQGEKTGWSYIIIPQDLALELKPGNKKSFRVKGFLDHFPIAGVALMPWGDGSFIMAINADMRKGIHKSKGATIAVQLETHDDYVVEMPEDLQECFDCEQPEALEFFNSLPRGHRDYFIKWINSAKTEPTRATRIANTINAAARRMGYSEMIRDLKAKKDI; the protein is encoded by the coding sequence ATGATAAAATTTGATACCATAATTTATCAATTTGCAGAGCAGGGTGAGAAGACTGGCTGGTCATACATCATCATTCCGCAGGATTTGGCGCTCGAATTAAAACCCGGGAATAAGAAATCATTCCGGGTAAAGGGCTTTTTAGATCATTTTCCAATCGCAGGCGTTGCATTGATGCCCTGGGGCGATGGCAGTTTTATCATGGCCATTAATGCCGATATGCGTAAAGGTATCCATAAAAGTAAAGGTGCCACCATTGCAGTACAGCTCGAAACCCACGACGATTATGTAGTAGAAATGCCCGAAGACTTGCAGGAATGCTTCGATTGCGAACAACCCGAGGCTTTAGAATTTTTCAACTCCCTGCCCCGTGGCCATCGCGATTACTTTATTAAATGGATTAACAGCGCCAAAACAGAACCTACCCGCGCAACCCGAATTGCCAATACCATTAACGCCGCCGCCCGCAGAATGGGGTATTCTGAAATGATAAGGGATTTGAAGGCGAAGAAAGATATATGA
- a CDS encoding nuclear transport factor 2 family protein, protein MKTLKSIAAAACLLVTFGAAKANTKLNDGNAVASPDNAINTYVDAVSHGKTEGLSKVIDNSAKFSILQGKNILSFSKADMMAFVKENKDVEQACTTSTSVVESNNDMTVVKVDMKYPAFTRTNYVTLTNTGSTWKITNVYSVVK, encoded by the coding sequence ATGAAAACGTTAAAATCAATCGCAGCCGCTGCTTGCTTGTTAGTTACATTCGGCGCTGCAAAAGCAAACACAAAATTAAACGATGGTAACGCCGTTGCCTCACCCGACAATGCCATCAACACTTATGTTGATGCAGTTAGCCACGGTAAAACTGAAGGCCTGAGCAAGGTTATCGATAATTCGGCAAAGTTCAGCATCCTGCAAGGTAAAAACATCCTGAGCTTCAGCAAAGCTGATATGATGGCTTTTGTTAAAGAAAACAAAGATGTTGAACAAGCTTGTACCACCAGCACTTCGGTTGTAGAATCGAACAACGACATGACCGTTGTAAAAGTAGACATGAAATACCCAGCTTTTACCCGTACCAACTATGTTACCCTTACCAATACCGGTAGCACCTGGAAAATTACAAACGTTTACAGCGTTGTAAAGTAA
- a CDS encoding nuclear transport factor 2 family protein — MKTLKSLALGICLFLAGTVAKANTISNDDKLASPYFAINTYVDAVSRGKVADLDLVVDKTAKFSMLRGKTMLSFSKDDILNFTKENANTEQACTVTTSIVSTNSDVTVARVDMKYNDFTRSNYVTLTNTGNGWKITNVYSVFK, encoded by the coding sequence ATGAAAACCTTGAAATCACTTGCTCTTGGCATTTGCCTTTTTTTAGCTGGCACAGTTGCAAAAGCTAATACAATTTCAAATGATGATAAATTAGCTTCACCTTATTTTGCTATCAATACTTATGTTGACGCTGTTAGCCGCGGTAAAGTGGCCGACCTTGACCTGGTAGTAGATAAAACAGCAAAATTTAGCATGCTGCGCGGTAAAACCATGCTTAGCTTTAGCAAAGACGATATTTTAAACTTTACTAAAGAAAACGCTAACACCGAACAAGCTTGCACCGTAACTACCTCAATTGTAAGCACCAACTCTGATGTAACTGTTGCCCGTGTTGATATGAAATATAACGATTTTACACGCAGCAATTATGTTACCCTTACCAACACCGGTAACGGCTGGAAAATCACTAATGTTTACAGCGTATTTAAATAA
- a CDS encoding GDSL-type esterase/lipase family protein, whose product MKPKFLIIFLLLLVAGRPLFAQQGFPFADEVRKFKTADSLNFPKPGSNLFIGSSSIRMWTDLEQRFPDKRIVRRGVGGSTLEQWVKYYTSYILFPYQPERIFVYAGENDINAGRTPQQVYQDFVTLYNMIQQKLPGSKTYWLSVKKSPSRATHYAAVDSTNTLIKDFISHHNACKYIDVNTVLYDQKTSLPDSSLFKPDYLHLKKEGYDRWQKVLKKYIE is encoded by the coding sequence ATGAAACCTAAATTTCTGATAATTTTCCTGCTTTTACTTGTAGCGGGCAGGCCATTGTTTGCCCAGCAAGGATTCCCTTTTGCTGATGAAGTGCGTAAATTTAAAACCGCCGATAGTTTAAACTTTCCTAAACCGGGCAGTAATTTGTTTATCGGCAGCTCGTCCATCCGTATGTGGACTGACCTGGAACAACGGTTCCCGGATAAGCGGATAGTAAGGCGTGGCGTTGGTGGCTCTACCCTCGAGCAATGGGTTAAGTACTATACGAGTTACATCCTGTTCCCTTACCAACCCGAGCGCATATTTGTTTATGCGGGTGAAAACGATATTAATGCAGGCCGTACACCCCAGCAGGTGTACCAGGATTTTGTAACGCTGTATAATATGATCCAGCAAAAACTACCGGGGAGTAAGACCTATTGGCTCTCTGTTAAAAAAAGCCCAAGCCGGGCAACACATTACGCAGCTGTTGATAGTACCAATACACTGATTAAAGATTTTATCAGTCATCACAACGCCTGTAAATACATTGATGTAAATACAGTGCTTTACGATCAGAAAACTTCTCTGCCCGATTCATCCTTATTTAAGCCCGATTATCTGCACTTGAAAAAGGAAGGCTACGACCGCTGGCAAAAAGTATTGAAAAAATATATAGAATAA
- a CDS encoding cytidine deaminase, protein MNNHEIKISFDEYDHLTDLNEADRALCLEATKALEKSHSPYSKFRVGAALRLQSGRIIYGSNQENVAYPSGLCAERVALFHWGANHSDDPIESIAITAHTDDFKISQPITPCGSCLQVMAEYEKKQEQKMRILLFCEDGPIWAVEGSESFLPFLFFEDRLAH, encoded by the coding sequence ATGAATAACCACGAAATAAAAATAAGTTTCGACGAATATGACCATCTAACCGATCTCAACGAAGCAGACCGGGCACTATGTCTCGAAGCCACTAAAGCGCTTGAAAAATCACACTCGCCATACTCAAAATTTAGAGTAGGGGCAGCATTAAGGCTGCAAAGCGGCCGTATAATTTATGGAAGTAACCAGGAAAACGTAGCTTACCCATCTGGCTTATGCGCCGAGCGTGTGGCTTTGTTTCACTGGGGAGCCAATCATTCTGATGATCCTATAGAAAGTATTGCTATTACCGCCCATACCGATGATTTTAAAATCAGCCAGCCGATAACACCTTGCGGATCATGCCTGCAGGTGATGGCCGAGTATGAGAAAAAGCAGGAGCAAAAGATGCGTATTTTATTATTTTGCGAAGATGGGCCCATTTGGGCAGTAGAAGGCAGCGAAAGTTTTTTGCCATTTTTGTTTTTTGAAGATAGATTAGCACATTAG